From a single Drosophila sulfurigaster albostrigata strain 15112-1811.04 chromosome 3, ASM2355843v2, whole genome shotgun sequence genomic region:
- the LOC133844591 gene encoding transcriptional coactivator yorkie isoform X4, protein MSLSNKSSSISEKDIDDEDMLAPTKLSTNLVVRVNQDSDDNLQALFDSVLNPGDARLPLQLPFRMRKLPNSFFNPPAPLHSRANSADSTYDGSQTNINKTVAQSELQSPLLSQNQQPQPSQQSRLAIHHFRARSSPASLQQNYNVRPRNETSANSNQGPGPAYPDNSVDFPNATANNIDLDVINTCMGQQQAQENPISTQTIHKKQRSYDVVSPIQLQSQLGALPPGWEQAKTNDGQIYYLNHTTKTTQWEDPRIQFRQQQRAIAERTKPNETGLSGLDCPDNLVSSLQIGDNICSNIFNDAQTIISTPSSHKPDDLEWYKIN, encoded by the exons ATGTCATTAAGcaataaaagcagcagcataagCGAAAAAGATATCGACGATGAAGATATGTTGGCACCCACCAAACTCTCAACAAATCTTGTTGTTCGAGTCAATCAAGATTCTGATGACAACTTGCAAGCCTTATTTGATAGTGTGTTAAATCCAGGCGATGCAAGGTTACCATTGCAGCTCCCGTTTCGTATGCGCAAGCTACCGAATTCGTTTTTTAATCCACCTGCTCCCTTGCATTCGAGAGCAAATAGTGCTGATTCCACATACGATGGCTCGCAAACCAACATCAATAAGACTGTCGCGCAGTCCGAATTGCAGTCGCCCCTCCTCTCACAAAACCAACAACCGCAGCCATCGCAGCAGAGTCGTCTAGCCATACATCACTTTCGAGCACGCAGCAGCCCAGCATCTCTTCAGCAGAACTACAACGTTCGGCCTAGAAATGAGACAAGCGCGAACAGCAATCAAGGTCCAGGTCCTGCATATCCAGATAATAGTGTGGATTTCCCCAATGCCACGGCAAACAATATCGACTTAGATGTAATCAATACTTGCAtgggacaacaacaagcacaggAGAATCCGATTTCAACGCAAACCATACATAAAAAGCAAAGATCGTATGATGTTGTCAGtccaattcaattgcaaagtCAATTGGGTGCATTGCCACCCGGATGGGAACAAGCAAAAACGAATGATGGCCAGATTTACTATTTGAA cCATACTACAAAAACTACGCAATGGGAAGATCCGCGAATTCAGTttcgccaacaacaacgagcaatTGCTGAGCGGACTAAACCAAATG aaACTGGACTTAGCGGACTGGACTGCCCCGATAATTTAGTATCGTCTCTCCAG atTGGCGATAACATTTGcagcaatatttttaatgatgccCAAACTATCATTAGTACACCGTCTTCCCACAAACCTGACGATTTGGAAtggtataaaataaattaa
- the LOC133844592 gene encoding ras-related protein Rap-2c produces the protein MREFKVVVLGSGGVGKSALTVQFVSGCFIEKYDPTIEDFYRKEIEVDSSPCVLEILDTAGTEQFASMRDLYIKNGHGFIVMYSLTNHQTFQDISSMKNVITRVKGSQPAPILLVANKFDLDCQREVSTAEGNALAQLWECPFIEASAKDRINVNEVFATIVREMNLTQEKRQKKKYCCCTLL, from the exons ATGCGAGAGTTTAAAGTTGTTGTGCTCGGATCTGGCGGAGTTGGTAAATCGGCCCTAACTGTTCAATTCGTGTCGGgatgttttattgaaaaatatgatCCCACAATTGAGGACTTCTATCGAAAGGAAATAGAG GTGGATAGCTCTCCCTGCGTTTTGGAAATACTGGATACGGCAGGGACGGAGCAGTTTGCTTCTATGAGAGATCTCTACATTAAGAATGGACATGGATTTATTGTGATGTACTCGCTGACTAATCATCAAACATTTCAG GATATTTCTAGTATGAAAAATGTGATTACTCGCGTTAAAGGAAGTCAGCCAGCTCCAATATTACTTGTAGCGAATAAATTCGATTTGGACTGCCAAAGAGAGGTGTCTACTGCTGAAG GAAATGCCTTGGCACAACTTTGGGAATGTCCATTTATTGAAGCATCAGCAAAAGATCGAATAAATGTCAATGAAGTCTTTGCCACGATTGTTCGAGAAATGAATTTAACACAagaaaaacgacaaaaaaagaaatactgtTGTTGTACGcttttatag
- the LOC133844584 gene encoding large ribosomal subunit protein uL11: MPPKFDPTEVKLVYLRCVGGEVGATSSLAPKIGPLGLSPKKVGDDIAKATSDWKGLKITVCLTIQNRQATISVVPSAASLIIKALKEPPRDRKKQKNIKHSGNISFDDILAIARTMRPRSMARELKGTCKEVLGTAQSVGCTVDGKHPHDVIDDLNNGAIEVPAE, encoded by the exons ATGCCTCCTAAATTCGATCCCACGGAAGTAAAATTAG TTTACTTGCGCTGCGTTGGTGGCGAGGTTGGAGCTACTTCGTCTCTGGCTCCCAAAATCGGTCCTCTCGGTCTG TCTCCCAAAAAAGTTGGTGATGATATTGCAAAGGCCACCTCGGACTGGAAGGGTTTGAAGATTACCGTCTGCCTGACCATCCAAAACAGGCAGGCTACCATTTCTGTGGTACCATCAGCTGCCTCGTTGATTATTAAGGCATTGAAGGAACCTCCACGTGATAGGAAGAAGCAAAAGAACA TCAAGCACAGTGGAAACATTTCCTTTGATGATATATTGGCTATCGCTCGTACAATGAGACCTAGGTCGATGGCGCGTGAGCTGAAGGGAACCTGCAAGGAAGTCCTTGGCACTGCCCAAAGTGTTGGTTGCACTGTTGACGGAAAGCACCCTCATGATGTTATTGACGACCTCAATAATGGAGCTATTGAAGTCCCAGcagaataa
- the LOC133844591 gene encoding transcriptional coactivator yorkie isoform X1 produces MSLSNKSSSISEKDIDDEDMLAPTKLSTNLVVRVNQDSDDNLQALFDSVLNPGDARLPLQLPFRMRKLPNSFFNPPAPLHSRANSADSTYDGSQTNINKTVAQSELQSPLLSQNQQPQPSQQSRLAIHHFRARSSPASLQQNYNVRPRNETSANSNQGPGPAYPDNSVDFPNATANNIDLDVINTCMGQQQAQENPISTQTIHKKQRSYDVVSPIQLQSQLGALPPGWEQAKTNDGQIYYLNHTTKTTQWEDPRIQFRQQQRAIAERTKPNADLIQNTKTSAPTIASHIGPLPEGWEQAVTESGDVYFVNHNDRTTSWNDPRIQTGLSGLDCPDNLVSSLQIGDNICSNIFNDAQTIISTPSSHKPDDLEWYKIN; encoded by the exons ATGTCATTAAGcaataaaagcagcagcataagCGAAAAAGATATCGACGATGAAGATATGTTGGCACCCACCAAACTCTCAACAAATCTTGTTGTTCGAGTCAATCAAGATTCTGATGACAACTTGCAAGCCTTATTTGATAGTGTGTTAAATCCAGGCGATGCAAGGTTACCATTGCAGCTCCCGTTTCGTATGCGCAAGCTACCGAATTCGTTTTTTAATCCACCTGCTCCCTTGCATTCGAGAGCAAATAGTGCTGATTCCACATACGATGGCTCGCAAACCAACATCAATAAGACTGTCGCGCAGTCCGAATTGCAGTCGCCCCTCCTCTCACAAAACCAACAACCGCAGCCATCGCAGCAGAGTCGTCTAGCCATACATCACTTTCGAGCACGCAGCAGCCCAGCATCTCTTCAGCAGAACTACAACGTTCGGCCTAGAAATGAGACAAGCGCGAACAGCAATCAAGGTCCAGGTCCTGCATATCCAGATAATAGTGTGGATTTCCCCAATGCCACGGCAAACAATATCGACTTAGATGTAATCAATACTTGCAtgggacaacaacaagcacaggAGAATCCGATTTCAACGCAAACCATACATAAAAAGCAAAGATCGTATGATGTTGTCAGtccaattcaattgcaaagtCAATTGGGTGCATTGCCACCCGGATGGGAACAAGCAAAAACGAATGATGGCCAGATTTACTATTTGAA cCATACTACAAAAACTACGCAATGGGAAGATCCGCGAATTCAGTttcgccaacaacaacgagcaatTGCTGAGCGGACTAAACCAAATG cagatttaatacaaaatacaaaaactagCGCACCGACTATTGCTAGCCACATTGGCCCTTTACCAGAAGGTTGGGAGCAAGCTGTTACAGAGTCTGGAGacgtatattttgttaatcaCAATGATAGAACAACTTCATGGAACGATCCAAGAATTC aaACTGGACTTAGCGGACTGGACTGCCCCGATAATTTAGTATCGTCTCTCCAG atTGGCGATAACATTTGcagcaatatttttaatgatgccCAAACTATCATTAGTACACCGTCTTCCCACAAACCTGACGATTTGGAAtggtataaaataaattaa
- the LOC133844587 gene encoding probable serine/threonine-protein kinase nek3, with protein sequence MLRYWSIIFLINCAFCTETQITQTVYGFLDFTTTIGNTVMVFSPQSAPPLEISIHKTTPKPTSIIETRPNTKQNEPSKDGIKPTPLIASSSKEEAETTSSFENNNIISLSNTPIKTLDYPEYALLSRQPEEFVEETFRLVNLKSRSDGDRQRIYPSKRDNTHNLSSGLYSNKKSESVSKISAISAKSSIKYAQSPQSVSSSEKRNKNRSQSSSRVLKTITPQSSRTVESTPQQNGFTKSSRKSNRDPSEKRKSSRNKGKRRHKNTHSSSIQITATAVDTSSRRSFRTKTNQPSLPSLPSPPSEENFANLGQNTLKLNRRPGRWQYKSAPKPKVNIRKTSNSTNNSKNATSADSINEAILETDEKFATQKLNNLGRDLEAVGSQNSVVADNDELKPKNFVRTLNVEISTPSNFVDTYYEIATIKSPFVFQAGLVKKTRFLTITSTIEKTLKTDQIEEYSKDDGPLSENILESTMAMNEPSLDGSISTLKPIYITDSLETPELETITDSFSVTQTKLRTQILPIIFEKKNETVQITLVQTFDYTSLVTVTQTISPFRDNFIPAKNFKDFAAILDEAGSELNLDLEFGDEGNGGQFEGKVKLESKGNSTNIIPNIQSEKINIPEISVLNPLNPSNNLITSTRPVIKLETIWESYVVPLVRGTDSVLRTLSKSVGVVEKTEYITEVSTLPVLPMSQYPYSINPFYNPLLQLPQQQLITSTSILNTLVTATSSKVLKLTFGARTAYTTIFSTSVVPTEVTQLITATLPVQNQGAFPNYYPPPYPPFGYVG encoded by the exons ATGTTACGTTATTGGAGTATaatttttcttataaattGTG CGTTCTGCACGGAAACGCAAATAACACAAACCGTTTACGGATTTTTGGATTTCACAACAACTATTGGAAATACTGTAATGGTATTTTCTCCACAAAGCGCTCCCCCATTAG AGATTTCCATTCATAAAACAACACCGAAGCCTACAAGTATTATTGAAACCAGACCGAACACGAAACAGAATGAGCCTAGTAAAGATGGTATTAAACCGACGCCTCTTATCGCGTCCAGTTCAAAAGAAGAAGCCGAAACAACTTCCTcatttgaaaacaataatataataagtcTATCCAATACGCCAATTAAAACATTGGACTATCCAGAATATGCCTTACTATCTCGTCAACCTGAAGAGTTTGTAGAGGAAACTTTCCGTTTGGTGAACTTAAAATCACGATCAGATGGCGATAGACAACGAATCTATCCGTCAAAACGGGACAACACTCACAATCTTTCCTCTGGATTGTACTCAAATAAGAAGAGCGAAAGCGTCAGTAAAATCAGTGCAATCAGCGCAAAATCCTCAATCAAATATGCGCAATCTCCTCAATCAGTAAGCAGTTcagaaaagagaaacaaaaaccGTTCGCAGTCGTCATCGCGCGTTTTAAAAACGATAACTCCTCAATCAAGCAGGACGGTCGAATCGACACCACAGCAGAACGGATTCACTAAAAGTAGTCGTAAAAGCAATAGGGATCcaagcgaaaagcgaaaatCGTCCCGAAATAAGGGAAAGAG GAGACATAAAAATACTCATAGTTCTAGCATTCAAATCACGGCAACGGCTGTTGACACAAGCTCGCGACGATCTTTTAGAACAAAAACCAATCAACCATCCTTACCATCTCTTCCATCTCCACCCTCAGAGGAAAACTTTGCGAATCTTGGGCAAAACACATTAAAACTAAATAGGCGGCCTGGTCGTTGGCAGTATAAATCGGCTCCAAAACCCAAAGTTAATATAAGGAAAACATCCAACAGCACGAACAATAGTAAAAATGCTACAAGCGCCGATAGCATAAATGAAGCTATTTTAGAGACGGACGAAAAATTTGCCACACAAAAACTGAATAATCTAGGTAGAGATTTGGAAGCGGTCGGCTCGCAAaattctgttgttgctgataatGATGAATTGAAACCTAAAAACTTTGTACGTACATTAAATGTGGAGATATCAACACCCAGCAATTTTGTTGACACCTACTATGAAATCGCCACCATAAAAAGTCCATTCGTTTTTCAG gCTGGACTTGTAAAGAAGACCAGATTTTTGACGATAACATCCACTATAGAGAAAACATTGAAAACCGATCAAATTGAGGAGTATTCCAAGGACGATGGCCCCTTGTCCGAAAATATTTTGGAATCCACAATGGCGATGAATGAACCATCACTGGATGGAAGCATATCGACTTTAAAACCCATTTATATTACTGACAGCCTAGAGACCCCGGAATTAGAGACAATAACCGATTCATTTTCAGTTACACAAACCAAATTGCGAACGCAAATCTTGCCAATTATCTTTGAAAAGAAGAATGAGACTGTACAAATAACACTAGTGCAAACTTTTGATTATACTAGTTTAGTAACCGTTACACAGACAATTTCGCCATTTAGAGACAATTTTATTCCAGCAAAGAACTTTAAAGATTTCGCTGCTATTTTAGATGAGGCTGGTTCTGAATTGAACTTGGATCTTGAGTTTGGTGATGAAGGCAATGGAGGCCAGTTTGAGGGAAAAGTTAAATTGGAATCGAAAGGAAATTCAACAAACATTATTCCTAACATTCAatcagaaaaaataaatattcctgAAATTTCCGTTTTAAATCCACTTAATCCCAGTAACAACCTAATTACATCCACGCGTCCTGTTATTAAGCTTGAAACTATTTGGGAATCATACGTAGTACCACTTGTTAGAGGAACAGACAGTGTGTTGAGAACATTGTCGAAATCCGTTGGCGTAGTCGAGAAAACGGAATATATTACCGAAGTTTCAACATTGCCAGTGCTACCCATGTCACAATATCCATATTCTATTAATCCCTTTTATAATCCTCTCTTGCAACTACCCCAACAGCAACTAATCACATCCACTTCGATTCTTAACACATTGGTTActgcaacaagcagcaaagtattaaaattaacatttggAGCTAGGACCGCATATACCACAATATTCTCCACCTCAGTTGTTCCAACTGAAGTCACTCAGTTGATAACTGCAACCCTTCCAGTTCAAAATCAAGGAGCATTCCCGAACTATTATCCACCTCCGTACCCTCCATTCGGCTATGTTGGTTAA
- the LOC133844591 gene encoding transcriptional coactivator yorkie isoform X2 — MSLSNKSSSISEKDIDDEDMLAPTKLSTNLVVRVNQDSDDNLQALFDSVLNPGDARLPLQLPFRMRKLPNSFFNPPAPLHSRANSADSTYDGSQTNINKTVAQSELQSPLLSQNQQPQPSQQSRLAIHHFRARSSPASLQQNYNVRPRNETSANSNQGPGPAYPDNSVDFPNATANNIDLDVINTCMGQQQAQENPISTQTIHKKQRSYDVVSPIQLQSQLGALPPGWEQAKTNDGQIYYLNHTTKTTQWEDPRIQFRQQQRAIAERTKPNDLIQNTKTSAPTIASHIGPLPEGWEQAVTESGDVYFVNHNDRTTSWNDPRIQTGLSGLDCPDNLVSSLQIGDNICSNIFNDAQTIISTPSSHKPDDLEWYKIN, encoded by the exons ATGTCATTAAGcaataaaagcagcagcataagCGAAAAAGATATCGACGATGAAGATATGTTGGCACCCACCAAACTCTCAACAAATCTTGTTGTTCGAGTCAATCAAGATTCTGATGACAACTTGCAAGCCTTATTTGATAGTGTGTTAAATCCAGGCGATGCAAGGTTACCATTGCAGCTCCCGTTTCGTATGCGCAAGCTACCGAATTCGTTTTTTAATCCACCTGCTCCCTTGCATTCGAGAGCAAATAGTGCTGATTCCACATACGATGGCTCGCAAACCAACATCAATAAGACTGTCGCGCAGTCCGAATTGCAGTCGCCCCTCCTCTCACAAAACCAACAACCGCAGCCATCGCAGCAGAGTCGTCTAGCCATACATCACTTTCGAGCACGCAGCAGCCCAGCATCTCTTCAGCAGAACTACAACGTTCGGCCTAGAAATGAGACAAGCGCGAACAGCAATCAAGGTCCAGGTCCTGCATATCCAGATAATAGTGTGGATTTCCCCAATGCCACGGCAAACAATATCGACTTAGATGTAATCAATACTTGCAtgggacaacaacaagcacaggAGAATCCGATTTCAACGCAAACCATACATAAAAAGCAAAGATCGTATGATGTTGTCAGtccaattcaattgcaaagtCAATTGGGTGCATTGCCACCCGGATGGGAACAAGCAAAAACGAATGATGGCCAGATTTACTATTTGAA cCATACTACAAAAACTACGCAATGGGAAGATCCGCGAATTCAGTttcgccaacaacaacgagcaatTGCTGAGCGGACTAAACCAAATG atttaatacaaaatacaaaaactagCGCACCGACTATTGCTAGCCACATTGGCCCTTTACCAGAAGGTTGGGAGCAAGCTGTTACAGAGTCTGGAGacgtatattttgttaatcaCAATGATAGAACAACTTCATGGAACGATCCAAGAATTC aaACTGGACTTAGCGGACTGGACTGCCCCGATAATTTAGTATCGTCTCTCCAG atTGGCGATAACATTTGcagcaatatttttaatgatgccCAAACTATCATTAGTACACCGTCTTCCCACAAACCTGACGATTTGGAAtggtataaaataaattaa
- the LOC133844591 gene encoding transcriptional coactivator yorkie isoform X3 — MSLSNKSSSISEKDIDDEDMLAPTKLSTNLVVRVNQDSDDNLQALFDSVLNPGDARLPLQLPFRMRKLPNSFFNPPAPLHSRANSADSTYDGSQTNINKTVAQSELQSPLLSQNQQPQPSQQSRLAIHHFRARSSPASLQQNYNVRPRNETSANSNQGPGPAYPDNSVDFPNATANNIDLDVINTCMGQQQAQENPISTQTIHKKQRSYDVVSPIQLQSQLGALPPGWEQAKTNDGQIYYLNHTTKTTQWEDPRIQFRQQQRAIAERTKPNADLIQNTKTSAPTIASHIGPLPEGWEQAVTESGDVYFVNHNDRTTSWNDPRIHWR; from the exons ATGTCATTAAGcaataaaagcagcagcataagCGAAAAAGATATCGACGATGAAGATATGTTGGCACCCACCAAACTCTCAACAAATCTTGTTGTTCGAGTCAATCAAGATTCTGATGACAACTTGCAAGCCTTATTTGATAGTGTGTTAAATCCAGGCGATGCAAGGTTACCATTGCAGCTCCCGTTTCGTATGCGCAAGCTACCGAATTCGTTTTTTAATCCACCTGCTCCCTTGCATTCGAGAGCAAATAGTGCTGATTCCACATACGATGGCTCGCAAACCAACATCAATAAGACTGTCGCGCAGTCCGAATTGCAGTCGCCCCTCCTCTCACAAAACCAACAACCGCAGCCATCGCAGCAGAGTCGTCTAGCCATACATCACTTTCGAGCACGCAGCAGCCCAGCATCTCTTCAGCAGAACTACAACGTTCGGCCTAGAAATGAGACAAGCGCGAACAGCAATCAAGGTCCAGGTCCTGCATATCCAGATAATAGTGTGGATTTCCCCAATGCCACGGCAAACAATATCGACTTAGATGTAATCAATACTTGCAtgggacaacaacaagcacaggAGAATCCGATTTCAACGCAAACCATACATAAAAAGCAAAGATCGTATGATGTTGTCAGtccaattcaattgcaaagtCAATTGGGTGCATTGCCACCCGGATGGGAACAAGCAAAAACGAATGATGGCCAGATTTACTATTTGAA cCATACTACAAAAACTACGCAATGGGAAGATCCGCGAATTCAGTttcgccaacaacaacgagcaatTGCTGAGCGGACTAAACCAAATG cagatttaatacaaaatacaaaaactagCGCACCGACTATTGCTAGCCACATTGGCCCTTTACCAGAAGGTTGGGAGCAAGCTGTTACAGAGTCTGGAGacgtatattttgttaatcaCAATGATAGAACAACTTCATGGAACGATCCAAGAATTC atTGGCGATAA